A genomic region of Solanum dulcamara chromosome 2, daSolDulc1.2, whole genome shotgun sequence contains the following coding sequences:
- the LOC129880483 gene encoding ninja-family protein mc410 has translation MDENGLDLSLGLPCGGVVASEKSKSGSSSDSKVEEVDRDGKVINDFKNFLDGGTSSQKHDCGVGSQRSDSTNHGGNLLSSTSVDVDASKKLNSGGFWVSNDNRPIEVEEERRIDVGGKRKNLFRESSQQKKHEREAHHADMHDKTRTSHISITTDDGSTAENEDVADSETVGSTSRQILQHDENSKRFVGSSGLAEVHKELRGVPDSSGVELLGQRRFTISSEKDVKFGNMPYSTPFQGQSINIMNLPYSMPLKDSNPGNTTSTTGHPVPGMMQVMATTSGDRPGAQPVIPTNLPLMFGYSSVQLPTLEKDISRSAASHLQQLHPSYGRGSLGSDKHKDGPNISQAALPIIPHKSSESVQYDGRAVEHVKGNGRQHNAEETSTSRGEENVNISFRSKDPPEQPRAEAVPSEFPTIRPGLAADLKFGGSGSYPNLPWVSTTGPGPNGRTISGVTYRYSPTQIRIVCACHGSHMSPEEFVWHASEEQTSQEGGSGVSSFPSSNPAASAQS, from the exons ATGGACGAAAACGGTCTTGATCTAAGCTTGGGTCTGCCCTGTGGTGGAGTGGTTGCGTCAGAGAAAAGTAAAAGTGGGAGCTCATCAGATTCTAAGGTTGAGGAAGTTGATAGAGATGGCAAGGTGATCAATGATTTCAAGAACTTTCTGGATGGAGGCACTAGCAGCCAAAAGCATGATTGTGGTGTGGGTTCTCAGAGAAGTGATTCAACAAACCATGGTGGGAACTTGCTTTCCAGCACTAGTGTTGATGTAGATGCTTCTAAAAAGTTAAATAGTGGAGGATTCTGGGTTTCAAATGATAATAGACCTAtagaagttgaagaagaaaggagaatTGATGTGGGTGGCAAGCGTAAAAATTTGTTCCGCGAGTCGAGTCAACAAAAGAAGCATGAGAGAGAAGCTCATCATGCCGATATGCATGACAAGACAAGGACATCACACATTTCAATAACCACAGATGATGGTTCAACTGCAGAAAATGAAGATGTTGCTGATTCTGAAACTGTGGGTTCAACGTCCAGGCAAATTTTGCAGCATGATGAGAACTCTAAGAGATTTGTTGGAAGTAGTGGACTAGCTGAGGTTCATAAGGAGCTTCGTGGTGTTCCTGATTCAAGTGGTGTAGAATTACTTGGACAGAGAAGGTTTACCATTTCTTCTGAGAAGGATGTTAAGTTTGGGAATATGCCATATAGTACCCCATTTCAAGGCCAATCAATAAACATCATGAATCTACCATACTCTATGCCTCTGAAAGATTCTAACCCTGGTAATACAACAAGTACGACTGGTCACCCAGTTCCTGGCATGATGCAAGTAATGGCTACCACCAGTGGAGATAGACCAGGAGCCCAGCCTGTCATACCTACAAATTTGCCATTAATGTTTGGCTACTCTTCTGTACAGCTGCCAACATTGGAGAAGGATATTTCCCGCAGTGCAGCTTCTCATCTTCAGCAACTTCACCCTTCCTACGGACGAGGTTCCTTGGGCTCAGATAAGCACAAAGATGGACCAAatatttctcaag CTGCCTTGCCGATTATTCCGCACAAGTCTTCTGAATCTGTACAATATGATGGGAGGGCAGTGGAGCATGTGAAAGGCAATGGGAGACAGCATAACGCGGAAGAAACTTCCACTTCTCGAGGGGAAGAAAATGTTAACATAAGCTTCAGGTCAAAAGACCCTCCTGAGCAGCCCAGAGCAGAAGCAGTTCCTTCAGAATTTCCAACTATAAGGCCAGGTCTTGCTGCAGATCTGAAATTTGGAGGATCTGGTTCCTATCCGAATCTACCATGGGTTTCAACAACTGGTCCTGGTCCAAATGGTAGAACAATATCTGGTGTTACTTATAGATACAGTCCCACCCAAATCAGGATTGTTTGTGCTTGTCATGGGTCTCACATGTCACCGGAAGAGTTTGTGTGGCATGCTAGCGAAGAGCAAACTAGTCAAGAAGGTGGTTCTGGTGTTTCATCGTTTCCAAGTAGCAATCCTGCTGCCTCTGCACAAAGCTGA